In Primulina eburnea isolate SZY01 chromosome 3, ASM2296580v1, whole genome shotgun sequence, one DNA window encodes the following:
- the LOC140827653 gene encoding transcription factor bHLH153 isoform X1 — protein sequence MFEELIEKKMMEHKRSLSSLDQSSFVNLIPKRLKTDVALSPKDKKEKVSERISALQQLVSPYGKTDTASVLFEAMEYIKFLHEQVKVLSAPYLYGKPTTQPLEMETCNGLNGRGLCVIPISLIDGVASSNGADIWAPIKTGLNSRKSVSDESSVLT from the exons ATG TTTGAGGAACTGATAGAAAAGAAGATGATGGAACACAAAAGAAGCCTTAGCTCACTTGACCAAAGCAGCTTTGTAAATTTGATACCAAAGCGATTAAAGACTGATGTAGCACTCTCTCCCAAG GATAAGAAAGAGAAGGTTAGTGAACGAATTTCAGCTCTTCAACAGCTTGTCTCACCATATGGAAAG ACCGATACAGCTTCAGTACTTTTTGAGGCAATGGAATACATAAAATTCCTTCATGAACAGGTTAAG GTCTTGAGTGCTCCATACCTATATGGCAAACCAACGACCCAACCACTG GAAATGGAAACTTGCAATGGCCTTAATGGTAGAGGCTTGTGTGTCATCCCAATTTCGTTGATTGACGGAGTTGCGAGTAGCAATGGAGCAGATATTTGGGCCCCCATTAAGACCGGTCTGAATTCTAGAAAATCGGTTTCGGACGAAAGTTCAGTGTTAACCTGA
- the LOC140827653 gene encoding transcription factor bHLH153 isoform X3, which yields MMEHKRSLSSLDQSSFVNLIPKRLKTDVALSPKDKKEKVSERISALQQLVSPYGKTDTASVLFEAMEYIKFLHEQVKVLSAPYLYGKPTTQPLEMETCNGLNGRGLCVIPISLIDGVASSNGADIWAPIKTGLNSRKSVSDESSVLT from the exons ATGATGGAACACAAAAGAAGCCTTAGCTCACTTGACCAAAGCAGCTTTGTAAATTTGATACCAAAGCGATTAAAGACTGATGTAGCACTCTCTCCCAAG GATAAGAAAGAGAAGGTTAGTGAACGAATTTCAGCTCTTCAACAGCTTGTCTCACCATATGGAAAG ACCGATACAGCTTCAGTACTTTTTGAGGCAATGGAATACATAAAATTCCTTCATGAACAGGTTAAG GTCTTGAGTGCTCCATACCTATATGGCAAACCAACGACCCAACCACTG GAAATGGAAACTTGCAATGGCCTTAATGGTAGAGGCTTGTGTGTCATCCCAATTTCGTTGATTGACGGAGTTGCGAGTAGCAATGGAGCAGATATTTGGGCCCCCATTAAGACCGGTCTGAATTCTAGAAAATCGGTTTCGGACGAAAGTTCAGTGTTAACCTGA
- the LOC140827653 gene encoding transcription factor bHLH153 isoform X2, protein MFEELIEKKMMEHKRSLSSLDQSSFVNLIPKRLKTDVALSPKDKKEKVSERISALQQLVSPYGKTDTASVLFEAMEYIKFLHEQVLSAPYLYGKPTTQPLEMETCNGLNGRGLCVIPISLIDGVASSNGADIWAPIKTGLNSRKSVSDESSVLT, encoded by the exons ATG TTTGAGGAACTGATAGAAAAGAAGATGATGGAACACAAAAGAAGCCTTAGCTCACTTGACCAAAGCAGCTTTGTAAATTTGATACCAAAGCGATTAAAGACTGATGTAGCACTCTCTCCCAAG GATAAGAAAGAGAAGGTTAGTGAACGAATTTCAGCTCTTCAACAGCTTGTCTCACCATATGGAAAG ACCGATACAGCTTCAGTACTTTTTGAGGCAATGGAATACATAAAATTCCTTCATGAACAG GTCTTGAGTGCTCCATACCTATATGGCAAACCAACGACCCAACCACTG GAAATGGAAACTTGCAATGGCCTTAATGGTAGAGGCTTGTGTGTCATCCCAATTTCGTTGATTGACGGAGTTGCGAGTAGCAATGGAGCAGATATTTGGGCCCCCATTAAGACCGGTCTGAATTCTAGAAAATCGGTTTCGGACGAAAGTTCAGTGTTAACCTGA